From a region of the Enterobacter cancerogenus genome:
- a CDS encoding DnaA inactivator Hda, producing MNGPAQLSLPLYLPDDETFASFWPGDNPSLLAALQNVLRQDHSGYIYIWSREGAGRSHLLHAACAELSARGDAVGYVPLDKRTWFVPEVLEGMEHLSLVCIDNIECVAGDEPWEMAIFNLYNRILESGKTRLLITGDRPPRQLNLGLPDLASRLDWGQIYKLQPLSDEDKLQALQLRSRLRGFELPEDVGRFLLKRLDREMRTLFDTLDQLDRASITAQRKLTIPFVKDILKL from the coding sequence CTGAACGGACCGGCACAGCTCTCTCTGCCACTCTATCTCCCTGACGACGAAACTTTCGCGAGTTTCTGGCCGGGTGATAACCCCTCTTTACTGGCTGCACTGCAAAACGTGCTGCGTCAGGATCACAGCGGATACATCTATATCTGGTCACGCGAAGGCGCGGGGCGCAGCCATCTGTTGCACGCCGCCTGTGCGGAGCTTTCTGCGCGAGGTGATGCAGTAGGCTATGTGCCGCTGGATAAACGCACCTGGTTTGTGCCTGAAGTGCTGGAGGGAATGGAACATCTCTCGTTAGTCTGCATCGATAATATCGAGTGCGTGGCGGGGGATGAGCCGTGGGAAATGGCGATCTTCAATCTTTATAACCGCATACTCGAGTCGGGCAAAACCCGGCTGCTGATTACCGGCGACAGGCCGCCGCGCCAGCTTAACCTGGGGCTGCCGGATCTGGCATCCCGCCTGGACTGGGGGCAAATCTACAAGCTGCAGCCGCTGTCTGATGAAGATAAACTTCAGGCGCTACAGCTCCGTTCACGGCTGCGCGGCTTTGAGCTGCCGGAAGACGTCGGTCGCTTCCTCCTGAAGCGACTCGATCGTGAGATGCGCACTCTTTTCGATACCCTGGATCAGCTCGATCGCGCCTCTATTACCGCCCAGCGTAAGCTGACCATTCCGTTTGTGAAAGATATACTCAAGCTTTGA
- a CDS encoding leucyl aminopeptidase family protein → MITWDLITTPESATPRSHLIARSNSTWLPDTALIADMQAQKTVADTRFGCAPFARITLLPDALWHDSLTEGLLTALRPLLASPASADVVLDVTDIDEVVLAQVLRFLFNQAHTLADLHLKKTDDTAVRVRHITALCLAQQQEKLEVIFREQQAIARGMVAARRLADMPADRCTPQFVVEEAQRLCAAFPALRCEVLDENAIVEQGLGLLHAVGKGATCPPRLLAIHYEGASEGPVRCYVGKGVTFDTGGLWLKEGAGMYTMKYDMCGAANVLGLMLTAAELALPVRMMGVLALAENAIGPNAMQPGSVARACNGMTVEINNTDAEGRLVLADAIAWASQRHPQARYIIDMATLTGAVVKALGYELSGLMTQDEPLREALTQAGKRCADEVWSLPLDARLKKQTDSAIADLCNTPTNNAAISASAAWLLHHFCPPTIPWAHLDISGTALWREGGRSVASGRPIPLLVEHLMGDL, encoded by the coding sequence ATGATTACCTGGGATCTTATTACCACACCTGAAAGCGCGACACCGCGCAGCCATCTGATTGCCCGAAGCAACAGCACGTGGCTACCGGATACCGCGCTGATAGCCGATATGCAGGCGCAAAAGACTGTTGCGGATACGCGATTTGGCTGCGCTCCGTTTGCCCGCATCACCCTTTTACCGGACGCGCTCTGGCACGACAGCCTGACCGAAGGCTTGCTGACCGCGCTCAGGCCGCTGCTGGCCTCGCCCGCCAGCGCCGATGTGGTGCTGGACGTCACGGATATCGATGAGGTTGTCCTGGCCCAGGTGCTGCGTTTTCTCTTTAACCAGGCGCACACGCTTGCCGACCTGCATCTGAAGAAAACGGACGACACGGCGGTGCGGGTTCGCCACATTACCGCGCTGTGTCTGGCGCAACAGCAGGAAAAGCTGGAGGTGATTTTCCGCGAGCAGCAGGCGATTGCCCGCGGTATGGTCGCCGCCCGGCGGCTGGCGGATATGCCAGCCGATCGTTGTACACCGCAGTTTGTCGTCGAAGAGGCGCAGCGGCTGTGCGCCGCCTTCCCCGCGCTGCGCTGTGAAGTGCTTGATGAAAACGCGATCGTTGAGCAGGGTCTGGGGCTGCTGCATGCCGTCGGCAAAGGCGCGACCTGCCCGCCGCGCCTGCTTGCCATCCACTATGAGGGCGCGTCGGAAGGCCCGGTGCGCTGCTATGTGGGCAAAGGCGTTACATTCGATACGGGTGGCCTGTGGCTGAAGGAAGGCGCGGGCATGTACACCATGAAGTATGACATGTGCGGGGCGGCAAACGTGCTTGGCCTGATGCTCACCGCCGCCGAACTGGCGCTGCCCGTGCGCATGATGGGCGTGCTGGCGCTGGCAGAAAACGCCATCGGGCCGAACGCCATGCAGCCAGGCAGCGTAGCCCGCGCCTGTAACGGCATGACGGTTGAAATCAACAACACCGATGCCGAAGGCCGGCTGGTACTGGCGGACGCCATTGCCTGGGCCAGCCAGCGTCATCCGCAGGCGCGCTACATCATCGATATGGCGACCTTAACGGGCGCGGTGGTGAAGGCACTCGGCTATGAACTGAGCGGGCTGATGACCCAGGATGAACCGCTGCGCGAAGCGCTGACTCAGGCGGGAAAACGGTGCGCAGACGAAGTCTGGTCGCTGCCGCTGGACGCGAGGCTGAAAAAGCAGACCGACAGCGCGATAGCCGATCTCTGCAATACGCCGACCAACAACGCGGCAATCAGCGCCTCGGCAGCCTGGCTGCTGCACCACTTCTGCCCGCCGACCATTCCGTGGGCGCATCTGGATATCAGCGGAACGGCGTTATGGCGTGAGGGTGGACGGAGCGTGGCGTCTGGAAGACCGATTCCGCTGCTGGTAGAGCACCTGATGGGGGATCTTTAA
- a CDS encoding N(4)-(beta-N-acetylglucosaminyl)-L-asparaginase: MWGIIATWRMALEGVTESASALAAGKPVADAVVDAVATVEDFPFYKSVGYGGLPTENGEVELDAAYMDGDTLAFGAVGNLVDIANPVRVAHALSRQRYNSLLVGQGAREWALSLGFSDKTMLTDRAMQHYRKRCRETLDKGLSPYDGHDTVGIIGLDKQGSMSVATSTSGLFMKKRGRLGDSPIIGSGFYCDSETGAATATGVGEDLMKGCTSYEIVRRMAQGMTPQQAADSVVFELEDKLMSRFGRVGDLSVVCMNNKGEFGAATNIKTFSFVVATAHQPLTVFRTERLREKTHYQAVDEAWMQAYAERIRAPIED; this comes from the coding sequence ATGTGGGGAATTATTGCAACCTGGCGCATGGCGCTTGAGGGCGTAACGGAGTCTGCGTCCGCGCTGGCTGCGGGAAAACCGGTCGCCGACGCGGTGGTGGATGCCGTCGCCACCGTCGAGGACTTCCCGTTTTATAAATCCGTGGGTTACGGTGGCCTGCCAACCGAAAACGGCGAGGTGGAACTCGACGCGGCCTACATGGATGGCGACACGCTGGCTTTCGGTGCCGTGGGCAATCTGGTGGATATTGCCAACCCGGTGCGCGTGGCTCATGCGCTTAGCCGCCAGCGCTATAACAGCCTGCTGGTCGGCCAGGGCGCGCGCGAGTGGGCGCTGAGCCTGGGCTTTAGCGACAAAACCATGCTCACGGACCGCGCGATGCAGCATTACCGCAAGCGCTGCCGTGAAACGCTGGATAAAGGTCTCAGCCCATACGACGGGCACGACACCGTCGGGATTATCGGCCTCGATAAGCAGGGATCGATGAGCGTGGCCACCTCCACCAGCGGCCTGTTTATGAAAAAACGCGGCCGCCTGGGCGACTCCCCCATTATCGGCTCGGGTTTTTACTGCGACAGCGAAACCGGTGCCGCCACCGCCACGGGCGTGGGCGAAGACCTGATGAAAGGCTGCACCAGCTACGAAATTGTTCGCCGCATGGCGCAGGGCATGACGCCGCAGCAGGCGGCAGACTCGGTGGTGTTTGAACTGGAAGACAAGCTGATGTCGCGCTTTGGCCGCGTGGGAGATCTCTCGGTGGTGTGTATGAACAACAAAGGGGAATTCGGCGCGGCGACCAACATCAAAACCTTCTCGTTTGTGGTCGCCACCGCCCATCAACCGCTAACCGTATTTCGCACCGAACGCCTGCGCGAGAAAACGCATTATCAGGCCGTAGACGAGGCGTGGATGCAGGCCTACGCCGAGCGCATTCGCGCGCCGATTGAGGACTAA
- the celB gene encoding PTS cellobiose transporter subunit IIC: MNNVLGFLEAKLMPLAAKTAQQRHLGAIRGAYVSFMPFIIVGSILLVISSFPNQAYQHFMSRAFGESWSAIIEIPFNAVFSTMSLFISFLVAFRLAEHYGEDRISCGILALVAFLILTPFIKLAENGGITVMPVEWIGSKGLFVAMIGSLLWTELFCWLKRKKLVIKMPDGVPPAVQESFAALIPALLVMILVLVIRIIFENTHYNTIHQFIYEVVATPVRHYGTSYFGALMTVFSITILWSVGINSGSMINGIIRPLWMENQTDNIAAIQAGTTPPHIITEQFFDMIWMGGAGATLSLVIAMLIFARSKNMREVARLGAGASVFNINEPILFGLPVIMNPIMLIPFNLVPLVLVTVQYVAMKIGAVAVTTGVFIPWTLPPVISGFIVTGHLSGSVMQLINLLIGAMLYLPFMRIVDKQYRAAELTTATQTDTTLAKQE, from the coding sequence ATGAACAATGTTCTGGGATTTCTTGAAGCAAAACTGATGCCGCTGGCAGCCAAAACGGCACAGCAGCGTCATCTCGGTGCCATACGCGGGGCCTACGTTTCGTTCATGCCATTTATCATCGTCGGCTCCATCCTGCTGGTTATCTCATCCTTTCCGAATCAGGCCTATCAGCACTTTATGTCCCGGGCCTTCGGCGAAAGCTGGAGCGCCATTATCGAGATCCCGTTTAACGCGGTGTTTTCGACCATGTCGCTGTTTATTAGCTTCCTCGTGGCGTTTCGCCTGGCGGAACATTACGGCGAAGATCGCATCTCCTGCGGGATTCTGGCGCTGGTGGCATTTCTGATCCTCACGCCGTTTATCAAGCTGGCGGAAAACGGCGGGATCACCGTTATGCCGGTGGAGTGGATTGGCAGTAAAGGGCTGTTCGTGGCGATGATTGGCTCGCTGCTGTGGACGGAGCTGTTCTGCTGGCTGAAGCGCAAAAAGCTGGTCATCAAAATGCCGGACGGCGTGCCGCCTGCGGTGCAGGAGTCTTTCGCCGCACTGATCCCTGCCCTGCTGGTGATGATCCTGGTGCTGGTTATCCGCATCATCTTCGAAAACACCCACTACAACACCATTCACCAGTTCATCTATGAGGTGGTTGCCACGCCGGTTCGCCACTACGGCACCTCCTATTTCGGCGCGCTGATGACGGTATTCAGCATCACGATCCTGTGGTCGGTGGGGATTAACTCCGGTTCGATGATCAACGGCATCATTCGCCCGCTATGGATGGAGAACCAGACCGACAATATCGCCGCCATTCAGGCCGGGACAACGCCGCCGCACATTATCACCGAACAGTTTTTTGACATGATCTGGATGGGCGGCGCGGGTGCCACGCTGTCGCTGGTGATTGCGATGCTGATTTTCGCCCGCAGTAAAAACATGCGTGAAGTAGCGCGCTTAGGCGCAGGGGCTTCGGTGTTCAACATCAACGAACCGATCCTGTTTGGCCTGCCGGTGATCATGAACCCGATCATGCTCATCCCGTTCAACCTGGTGCCGCTGGTGCTGGTCACCGTGCAGTATGTCGCGATGAAAATTGGCGCGGTGGCCGTCACCACCGGGGTGTTTATCCCCTGGACCCTGCCCCCGGTCATCAGCGGTTTTATCGTTACTGGCCATCTGAGCGGCAGCGTGATGCAACTCATCAACCTGCTGATTGGCGCCATGCTGTACCTGCCTTTCATGCGAATCGTGGACAAACAGTACCGCGCAGCGGAACTGACCACGGCTACGCAAACCGACACCACCCTTGCAAAACAGGAGTAA
- a CDS encoding helix-turn-helix domain-containing protein has translation MEIKLHANATTTPRVRRYLQQSTKSDRELAQELGISVTTVRRWRNREQVADNHTTPKVVHKALRQEQVALVNVLRDATSAPLDELLLLVNEGLGIAVSRATLNRYLGSARQKGAALQGKKALKAGIMPDKLMLYHQPLSLHMDDGGEQHLLWAREPVSGWCHARLYAGLSPQLLAHWTQALLAACPADIQCVETFGFDVSLPGQEVTVKAHAQTRSAVQVTVPLREIIPRVSVEPAGELLIQLCAFYNQGKAQKRLGDCTPQAFLEALRRKD, from the coding sequence ATGGAAATTAAACTGCACGCCAATGCCACGACCACACCACGGGTTCGCCGCTACCTCCAGCAGTCGACGAAAAGCGACAGAGAGCTGGCGCAGGAGCTGGGAATTTCGGTTACCACCGTCAGGCGCTGGCGCAATCGCGAGCAGGTTGCCGATAACCATACAACGCCAAAAGTGGTACACAAAGCATTGAGACAGGAACAGGTTGCGCTGGTGAATGTGCTGCGCGATGCCACCAGTGCACCGCTCGATGAGCTACTGCTGCTGGTGAATGAGGGGCTGGGGATTGCGGTTTCGCGGGCGACGTTAAACCGCTATCTCGGGTCTGCCAGACAAAAGGGCGCGGCGCTGCAGGGCAAAAAGGCCCTGAAGGCAGGCATCATGCCGGATAAGCTTATGCTTTATCATCAGCCGCTGTCGCTGCATATGGACGATGGCGGTGAGCAGCATCTGCTGTGGGCGCGCGAACCGGTGAGCGGCTGGTGTCATGCCCGGCTCTATGCGGGACTGTCGCCCCAACTGCTCGCTCACTGGACGCAGGCGCTGCTGGCGGCATGCCCGGCCGATATCCAATGTGTTGAGACTTTTGGTTTTGACGTGTCGCTGCCCGGACAGGAGGTCACCGTAAAAGCGCATGCGCAAACACGCAGTGCCGTTCAGGTTACGGTGCCGTTACGTGAGATTATTCCGCGCGTGAGCGTCGAGCCAGCCGGAGAGTTACTCATTCAGCTGTGCGCGTTTTACAACCAGGGGAAAGCGCAGAAAAGGCTGGGGGACTGCACGCCGCAGGCGTTTCTTGAAGCGCTGCGGCGTAAGGATTAG
- the arsC gene encoding arsenate reductase (glutaredoxin) (This arsenate reductase requires both glutathione and glutaredoxin to convert arsenate to arsenite, after which the efflux transporter formed by ArsA and ArsB can extrude the arsenite from the cell, providing resistance.), giving the protein MTDAVKIYHNPRCSKSRDTLSLLKSNGVDPEIVLYLDTPPDAQTIRQLLRMLDMGSARELMRQKDDLYKSLGLDNTRLSEDELVQAMMDNPKLIERPIVVANGKARIGRPPEQVLEIL; this is encoded by the coding sequence ATGACAGACGCGGTAAAAATCTACCACAATCCCCGCTGCTCCAAGAGCCGCGATACCCTCAGCCTGCTGAAGTCTAACGGCGTTGACCCGGAGATCGTATTGTATCTGGATACGCCGCCGGACGCGCAGACGATCCGCCAGCTGCTGCGTATGCTGGATATGGGCAGCGCGCGCGAACTGATGCGTCAGAAAGACGATCTGTATAAATCACTCGGTCTGGATAACACCCGTCTCTCTGAAGATGAGCTTGTCCAGGCGATGATGGACAATCCGAAGCTGATCGAACGCCCCATCGTCGTGGCAAACGGCAAGGCGCGTATCGGACGCCCGCCGGAACAGGTGCTTGAGATCCTCTAA
- the bepA gene encoding beta-barrel assembly-enhancing protease, producing MFRQLRKTLVATLIAALTVGQAAPAFADSADTLPDMGTTAGSTLSIGQEMQMGDYYVRQLRGSAPLINDPLLVQYINGLGMRLVAHANSVKTPFHFYLINNDEINAFAFFGGNVVLHSALFRYSDNESQLASVMAHEISHVTQRHLARAMEDQKRNAPLTWVGALGSILLAMASPQAGMAALTGTLAGTRQGMISFTQQNEQEADRIGIQVLQRAGFDPQAMPSFLEKLLDQARYSSRPPEILLTHPLPESRLSDARNRANQMRPVVVQSSQDFYMAKVRTLGMYNSGRNQLTSDLLDALAKGNVREKNAARYGQALQAMEASKYDEARKALQPLLAADPNNPWYLDLATDIDLGQKKATDAINRLKGAKEVGTNPVLQLNLANAYLQGGQAREAAAILNRYTFNNKDDQNGWDLLAQAEAQLGNRDQELAARAEGFALVGRLDQAISMLSSASSQVKLGSLQQARYDARIDQLRGLQQRFKPYEKM from the coding sequence ATGTTCAGGCAGTTGAGAAAAACACTGGTTGCGACACTTATCGCCGCGTTGACGGTGGGTCAGGCAGCGCCTGCTTTCGCTGACTCGGCCGATACCTTGCCGGATATGGGTACCACCGCAGGAAGCACGCTCTCCATCGGTCAGGAGATGCAAATGGGTGATTACTATGTCCGCCAGCTGCGCGGCAGCGCGCCGTTGATCAACGATCCGCTGCTGGTGCAATACATTAACGGCCTGGGGATGCGCCTCGTCGCGCACGCCAACTCGGTGAAGACCCCCTTCCACTTCTATTTGATCAATAACGACGAAATCAACGCCTTTGCCTTCTTCGGGGGCAACGTGGTGCTGCATTCGGCGTTATTCCGCTACTCCGATAACGAAAGCCAGCTGGCTTCGGTCATGGCGCACGAAATTTCGCACGTCACCCAGCGCCACCTGGCCCGCGCGATGGAAGACCAGAAGCGCAACGCCCCGCTCACCTGGGTGGGCGCGCTCGGCTCCATCCTGCTGGCGATGGCCAGCCCGCAGGCGGGGATGGCCGCCCTGACCGGCACCCTGGCGGGCACGCGTCAGGGCATGATCAGCTTTACCCAGCAAAACGAACAGGAAGCGGACCGCATCGGTATTCAGGTGCTGCAGCGCGCGGGCTTTGACCCGCAGGCGATGCCGAGCTTCCTGGAGAAACTGCTCGACCAGGCGCGCTACTCGTCGCGTCCACCCGAAATTCTGCTGACGCACCCGCTGCCGGAAAGCCGCCTGTCGGATGCGCGCAACCGCGCCAACCAGATGCGCCCGGTGGTTGTGCAGTCTTCGCAGGATTTCTACATGGCGAAGGTCAGAACCCTGGGGATGTACAACTCCGGGCGTAACCAGCTCACCAGCGACCTGCTGGATGCCCTGGCAAAAGGCAACGTGCGCGAGAAAAATGCGGCCCGGTACGGTCAGGCGCTGCAGGCGATGGAAGCCAGCAAGTACGATGAGGCGCGTAAAGCCCTCCAGCCACTGCTGGCCGCCGACCCCAACAACCCGTGGTACCTCGACCTTGCGACCGATATCGATCTGGGGCAGAAAAAAGCGACCGATGCCATTAACCGTCTGAAAGGGGCGAAAGAGGTGGGGACCAACCCGGTACTGCAGCTTAATCTGGCGAACGCTTACTTACAGGGTGGGCAGGCCCGCGAGGCGGCGGCGATCCTGAACCGCTACACCTTTAATAACAAAGACGATCAAAACGGCTGGGATCTGCTGGCGCAAGCGGAAGCGCAGCTCGGCAACCGCGATCAGGAGCTGGCGGCGCGCGCCGAAGGCTTTGCGCTGGTGGGCCGTCTCGATCAGGCCATTTCAATGCTCAGCAGCGCCAGTTCGCAGGTTAAGCTCGGCAGCCTGCAGCAGGCGCGCTACGATGCGCGTATCGATCAGCTGCGCGGATTGCAGCAGCGCTTCAAGCCGTACGAAAAGATGTAA